CAGATTACAACGGAATTCACAAAGGACTAATGGCCTATTTGCTTCAATTGACTGTCTTTATGTCTCTCCTCTATCCTTCAGTTACGTTCATGTCGTTGTTGTAATGATGTAATTGCACTgatcatatacatatgtaaaagcACTGGAACATACAAAATTAAGAACGATTAGATAAAGAAAAAACACTATTAATCTTCtattgtacatatttgttaGAGAGAAAAAGTGTACTAACGCAGCACTAATTAAATAACTTTTTATAGCAAGAAAATCTGTACTGTAATAGAATTGTAATAGAATtgtcatgtccagctcatgctgtcttcctctcgtGGGAAGGTTCTGCAACAACCTGcgctgcggatagtcgtgggttcaCGAAGtaagtaaaaaaatgaaacagaattgTAATTTTACTGTATCATACAAATATACCACTACCAGTTAAAACCATTTCGTACCACATTGTCATATAAAGACGCATTAACGTTAGTGGTACCATATAAAGCTGAAATAGGTCTGTACCACAGAGTGTTATTGCTCTGTACCATATAACACCGTTTAGAAGTGCAATCGAGCAAATTGTAAAGGCATTCtagcatataaatatgtaatgacactactatttatttatttgatcggtgttttacgccgtgatcatgaatatttcacttatacgacggcggccagcaatacagtgggaggaaaccaggggaaacccacgacaatccgcaggttgctggcggacatTCCCAtatacggcaggagaggaagccagcatgagctgggcttgaactcacagcgaccgcattggtgagaggctccttggttattacactgcgctagcgcgctaaccaactgagccacggaggcaccagTAACACTACTATGTAAAGCACTCAATTAAAGTGAAATCGTTCTGTATCTATATAGTATACAAGTGAAATCGAATTATACCAGTTCTAAAATGCAAAAGAAAATTACTAAATTATTGGTAACTATGCCAAGAGAAGCGAATTATGCTGGAACCTTTTTCACTGATAGGCCTTCACTTAATCGTTTGCTTATCCAAGGCCATGTCTTTCTGTCATTTCTGGTAAAATATAAGGACAAGTAAAACAATCAATGAATGATAAGTTAATAATCAAGCGTTTTGATTCTATACCATAATTAGTAATCAGTAGAACGTGATAAGAAGAGCGCACTTCAGGCATTCTAGCATGAGTTGGGATGCCTGAGCCTGTGTCAACAATAACAGGTGGTAATCTACTTATCATAATTATATGCACTCTGTTGTGCTCTTAAACTTCTGAATGATACAGGCTTGGGGAAACACCTACAACTCTCGTGGTTAAATGAGAaggaaatttaaatatcaatccaATAACATTGAAaggagtatgcatttcctcgcaggtgcatgccataaagaACATTCGAATATGTAACTCAAGTTGctaaattatgaataaagtcCGCGCCAACatccactgtgggcgactccattttgcctaagaactagtcctgaagtcttctgggttaggaggagaattgccgtcggaaaccgccgaagtgcagttcgtacatttccggtagaactcttcttctcagaaggtagcgATCAGTACAATTCGTTTCCCGCTTGaggatcgggaaaccggaatgttggacgtaggttccgagtttgcAGTTTGAACGACTcgcattggctgagaggcaacatactcccagcataaattacagggtgttaaagatggagaacgcgatggactcagcgatttatgccagctttggcgtattcaggctttacgtgtatggcgaggaaaaatcgcaaaattatgcagcaggcaccaccaggtgggaaaaaatgtgctcttttcagcctatagtgtcatgtttttaagttttcttctcctttaaatgttgTCGCGAACCTCTGTGTCGGATTGGCCGAACAGACAACAGCGACGCGTAGCCGGCCGTGATGTCATGATATATGGTTCGGCTTGTGTCACCGTATCACACTATATAAATCGCTTTCAGTACGTTTCGCCGTGCGATACAAAAACTGAGAGGGTACTAAATTCTGCATCACACGTTACAAAATGATTTCATGTAGGCTAATATCACgatggagtgagtgagcgagtgcttgggatttaaccatcgtatttaacagtttttcattcacatgacgacgaaggaatccttagagtgcaagcaatgtgcctccttgttgcaggagggatttccagcgctcctttatctagtgctgcttcactaagacgccttatcgaaggcTGCCCCGCTTGATAAACGTATATGTACTTTCAAGATGCTACTCGGTAATATATCGCCATAACTGGTTCCCAGAAATGAACGCGTTTTACCCCAtcaacatgtttacaaaacCACTTTCGCTTCATTGTATCGTTGAAATCTTAAACGATTACATTGACCCTTATGAATCCAGATCGGTTTGGATACAAATTTTCCTGCAGCCTCCAACAGAAAGTGCAAATTGGTCATATTAATTTCCATACATGGGTTTTATCGCCTTTAGGCTACACAAATGATATTCTACCAGATTGCTATATAGGGTAAAACTATTCtagtcatattttaaatttacaaatataatacGATATCGGGATAATAATTACATGttgtataatatataacaataaGACTTGCACCAAGTTCTCCACACTGTTGATTCCTTTCCGCTTAAAATTCTTTAAAAGTAGCTATTTGTTTAAATTGTACCCGTTACCAAAATAGAGGTCAAAACCGAAAATCTTGCTAAACGACCAGAGGATTTGATAGGACCAAGGCCTTACACATAATTATCAAATTCAACAACATTTAAACCCTTACATCAAACTACTCAGAATTTATCAATACACCAATATCATGGTGTTCTTGGATAAAACTAGCAGTCTCGAACAGAAGCCATTAGACCGATCAGCCAATGCGAATCTCCCCAGTGCTCTGTATTAGTGGGGACCCTATCAGTGATATGCATCTGAGGATCATATCAGTGCCCTGTATCAGTAAGGATCACGTGAGTGCTCTATATCAAAGGAGACTATCAGTTCCCTGTATCAGTGAGGATCATATCAGTGCCCTCTATGTGTGAGGATCATACCAATGCCCTGTATCAGTTGGGATCATAACAGTACTTTGGATCAGTAAGGATCACAATGTGCCATAAACGAATTATTAATAAGACTTTCCAGCAAACTTTTTTCTACTCACAAAGGGCAAAAATACTGTCACATGTATAAAAGATAAATGCAGTATCTGCCATGGGAACTGAAGCCTAAGTTCGTCTAATCACTGTTGCAGGTAACCATCGAGAGATACAGCGCGCTGTGCTAAATGTGGTTGTAGTATTGCACTGTTTATATACACGTGGGTTTTTTAAGACATCCCTTAACCACCCAACATCCACTGATTTACATTCGTTATTATTATTGCTGGAAGCAGTCGTAATGAGATTAGAAAAGTTAAGTGGAAATCATACCAAAAATCGAGTTAAGGGCTTCGAGTTTTTGTCAAtactctatattatgcatacactttgagtttttgtttttacgatATTTTACGGCGAGATATTATAAAaatcaatcaacaaaaaaaaaaacagttgtatgatgattttcttttctcatgGTGAAAAAAACGTGGCGAGATCGACTAATTCCAGCTGAAACTGTAGGACTGATTGTTGCATGCACAGATTGCAGTATAAACGATTGATCATTGTCTTTATGATTTAGTTTGATCATATCAATATTTGGGGTTTGCATTGTAGGTTAGAGAATGTATCTGTCCGGCAGCAAGCCAAATAGATGCAAAAGAATCGATACTAAGTGTATTGAGAGTTGCTTTCCGCCAATTGGCAACGTCGTTATCGGGGTAGATATATCAAGGACGGTGCTGGCAGGTTGCCAAGTCAAAAACCACCGAGCCTTGTACGCCATTAAAGATTACAAATGTCCGCATGCTAAGGCCTGTGTATTTAATGGTTATAAATCAAAGCAGGCCGATGGCCGTATAAACTTGTTCGGGTGTACGAATGCCTCATTTTGTCCGGAACGCACATTGGGTGGGAAGGCTATACTGGAAgataaatattctgaaatagTAGCTTCGAACTAGTGATCACCCCAACTTTGTTTTAAGTCAACAAAAAACCAAGATTGGATGCTTTAACTAAtccatgttgtacatgtatattagagaTAGATGGAGAGTTTTAGGTCAGATTTATTGGAAGGGATATAAAGTTCTGTTCTCATGATAAACACACAGTTGTCTGATTTCTTTGATCGCGTTTACTCTGTGCGACATGTTGTATCGATTTATTGTAAAGGCCTGTTATATCGACACACTTTGTCGACTCGTCTGGCGACATGTTGCTGATTTCTCTGCAATCATTACTTGCGTTCACTTGTAAAGTCGACTATATCATCTTGTATCATCATGTTGTATATCTATTTGCTGCCTCAACTTGTTGTGTTGATATGTTGTATCGACTTGTTGTATCGACTTGTCGCATCAACCAGTCgaatgaaaacacaacaaacatAATATTTCATACCTGTAGCTTTCCACTAGAATTTATTAATAGTACATAAATTCCGATTTGATAAAATTTGCAAGAAATCCGGAGGGCagcatttttgatgttttgtaaaCTAAATGAACGGCATGGAAGTATTTACAGTAAATACCCGTCTGTAACACAGCACTGATGGCGAAGAAGCTTCATCGCACATTTACAGCAAGTTCCAAAATAACATGGTATAAAAAGCTTATTCATCACCATTCGTGCCGTGATCTCTTTCTTGTCATGTGACAATTAGAAAACATCCTTTGTCATTTAAACATCATAACAACTAAGACATCTGGTGTGTTACCAATCCACTCTGCATCCACTGATGTATTTTCCGAAACCTTCTTGAGATTGTAAAATTTGGAGTGGATTACTATCAAAtactttgctacatgtatttgtacgaGTCTTACACTATGTACAAATGCTGACTATTGCCAtagttttcacattttaaaaacGGTTATTAGAACTGATAACATTGTCATTTGTTTTCCGGCATGTTTCCAAATTCAAGGCAGATATCATTTATCATGTTTATCGCGTTCAGTCTATGTagcgaaacagacatttgtttaCCAGTTTTCGCCGCAATACTTAACAAGCAGTAGTACATCAACAGGAGCCCGAtttaatattgaattgaaacgATACTTTCTAAATGTGCAGCAAGTTTATTGTGATACACCCGAGGCAATGTACAGACATTTACGGAAggggtaatatttatttatttatttatttatttatttatttatgtgattggtgttttacgccgtactcaagaatatttcacttatacgacggcggccagtattatggtgagaggacaccgggcagagcccggtggaaacccacgaccatctgcaggttgctggcagaccttcccaagtacggccggagatgaagccagcattgCGTACTGAATGATCTTCTCTAGTGTATATTGTTATAGGCTGCTATGCAGGTGATGTGGCTAATCCAAAAACTGATTTCTGgcttatgtaaaaaaaaattaaatattaaatattaatggcGAATACAGCTTTCGAGTCAATAAGTTCTAACTGTGTCAAATTTGTCTAAACATAGCACCTATAATGTGTTGCTAATTTTAACTTTTAGGGTTCAAGAATAAGAGTTTGATGGGTCAAGTTCGCTCTCGTCAACATAAATATGGTTAAACTATTGCCAGTGTGGAGCCATAATCAATCGGTTCATTCATTCCAATAAAATGCGATTAATTTAAATCTGCAATCTCACATCTATTCTAACGGTCTAATCTAATCTTCGACTTGATTCAAAACTGGTTATATAAAATCGGTCCAAGATTCTACATGACCTAACAATGTTATACCCGTTCTTAACAAGATGGCGTGCTCGAAACAAGCTCCAGTTGGCCCGAGGTGATTGGTCAGTCACCTGAGGAGCGGTGGCTTTTTCAGGGGTAAACAATTACTATCTCGTGGCTGCTCCCGTTTTACATTGTATGCtctgttttgtgttgtattcctgcataaaccaagattctgctggtggactacgAGTCCTACAGGCCTAGTACGCTTTGCACTGTTGCCATGTGATTGTCTGTAAACTGTGATGAcagcacaacattttgagtatttctagaccaacAAAGCCCAATAAAGTGCAAGTTAAAAGCAATAATCTTTTTAACCTAATTCCGCTTTAGACAGTGTGCTACGGagtgtataagttgctactttttaagcatttacatgaatggttAGAATGTAACGGTCCGAGAGATCGGATTTCACccattacgtgtgaccacttgccaggTATAACACTGTCACTGTCCTGCTTTTACTGctttagtcttttatattatatccCAAATTTGGAAAAGTTAACCAGCGTAAACAGCGTTtcccccccggctctgcccgtcgtatgaccgccgtcgtataagtgaaatattcttaagtacggcttaaaacaccaatcacataaataaataaatttaaatgcgCATTCGTGACGCATTTTTCATCTAAGACtatctgctctggttttactctctgagcTGTAGTCTATTGCATTTTACACTGTTTCCGCCACGCATTACCCTGACCTCCGCCACGCATTAACCTGACCTCCGCCACGCATTAACCTTACTTCTGCCACGCATTAACCTGAACTCCGACGTTTGACTTTAGCTGGAGATCGCTACTATTGGTTACCATAAAAACTCTAATTAGGTTATTAATTCAAGGAAATTTCAATTCAAAATACCATGTtaacattttgtacatataccAAATTTCCCAAGGATACGAGATATGctcacataaataaatccaagaaGAACACAAATTCCTGAAAATAGTGAACAAttcttttgaaatgaaatatctGGTCATACGGTATTGTGTGAGCACTGTCAGATGGATATAAGACAAAACATAATATTACTCAAATTCAGAAAATGCTAAAGAGTAACTTTTATTGAAACAAAACTCTGGTCATACAAATTAATCTCAACCCAAATGGGTTCACAGATCCTATGTATCATCCGAAAACACCGAGACCAAGTTTGTGTAGACAGAGCATTAATCCACGTGTTAATCCGTGAGATGGATTCGGATGCACGTGCTGGATTCGAATCACCGTGTCTTCACGTCTCCCGCTCCTCTTCTGATAGTCAAATAAATCCAGCATGGTACTGTACTGTCAGAAAGAcgtcattacatgtacctacaatcAGCCCGAACCCATCCTTTAGTCGTGACGAAGGGCTCTTCAGCAGGATATCTATGTACCTCTGGTAACAGTACTAAAAGAGAAGGTAGTCTGCTCCACGTGGCTGACAGTATACCGTTAGGATTTAATAAACAATGTCGTTTCCAGGCAGTTGCACGaagcccacatacatgtagctagtctTTAAGTAGCCATTCTTCTAGTCATGATTAGTGaaggtgtgtttattttaaattagggccatatatatatatatatatatatatatatatatatatatatatatatatatatatatatatatatgtcagagTACAGTAAGcagaaacatacattttaaagGAGGATTTAAGCAGGACTCATGTTCGAAAATTTCTGGGTAAAACAGTTGCTGTGCGAATAACGCCACATAAGCCATCTTCATATTGAGTTTtcaacaggtaaatatcagaagaGCGGAATGTTCCAAGACAAAACAGTAAACTTTTGCCTTAAAGCCTAGATTTATAAATGGTTATGGTATAACACCACGCCTAATTTCATGACACATTTTGGACAATGTTTCGCTAGGTTTAATGTGATGATGTGTCGACCGTTACCTTATCACCATATTCTACTTTGTTTATTATACTGGCTactttggaatttatttatttattcatttgattggttttttaatgccatattcaagggtatttcacttactcgacggcggtcagcattatagtgggagaaaacaagAGGGcagagtctggaggaaacccacgaccacccgtaggttgctgacagaacaaAATTGATGGGAATGAATAACTGATTAAATTCTAGGATTCTATTATCTgcttaaataaatatcaatgaattagttttaaaagacatgtagtatttactaaaacaaaaCTAAAGCTAAACTCGTAacaaaaggtgttttgaaggtCGTTCAGTAACCAACTCGCCGACCTGTAACCGATACTGGATACCTTGCAAATTTAATCGCAACACCACAAGCTGAGTACAAAAGGTACTAGAGATTTTCGTCAAGGGGCTGTCACTCGGTTACGCTCGAAACACGTGCACTGTGATTTGTCCTTCAGAGACtgtaggttacacatgcgcgaTTCGTGCAATTGTGCAACATCCCAGTTGAAGAGTTCTAGGGCACTGATAATATAGACATTAAAGATTGTTGATATACCttatatatttctgaaatattattttgagtTAAAATATAACAGgattttgcacagttttaacagatgggggggggggggggagagaaaCAAGGTCACAAAAACTTTTCTATTCTATCAGCAAGTCTGCATAAGAATGGCGGTCATGCTTCGCTGATATTTTTTATAGTTGTGGAGAAACGTGGAAGCTTTATATCTGGCACCACGCGAATGTTTGAGGATATGAATTCTGGGGACTGAAGTTGGCAAATGGGCAACTAAATCAATGTCCATATCTGTAGCTATCCTGCTAACAACGCTTCAAACGTTCTAACGCTGGGGATCAACATTTCTGCTAGCTACCGTAACCTGATGCAAGTCTTTCCCTCGGCCATCCACCAGCGTAATGTTAAGTCGTTGATTATCCATGATAGCGTAGGCAAACCCTCCCGTTCGATCGCTGCTTGTGGAGTCCGCACTGTCCCCGCCAGGCCAGAAGTATTTGAGCGATCCGACTGGAACACTGTGATTATTCCTCCTGTTTGTGTTCAACAGCGCGCCTGCGCCGATAACGAAATGCTCCACCGAGTTAGGTCCCTTTGAATCCGTAAAGTGCTGAAAGATACAAAACGCAAACGCATTTGGCATTAAGTTATCTCAAGACAAAAAATGCACTGGTAGATGCAGACGTGGGAATCGGTTCATTAAAACAATATGAATTGGAATGCTACTATAATGCTTCATGGTTTTCCCGTAAAATCGTATTTCCGATCCATTCTTCGTATTCAGGATCACCCGCAAATATGAAAACGTATGTTTGAGTgatcatatatttactttaaatttaatgaaaatgtttttatcgCCATGTGTAAAAGGGCCATTTAGGAAAAGGGCTCAAAAGCGCTCTGTAGTGTCTACCAATGTAGACTAGTGTATCACTAATGAAAACTAATCAATCGCAACACTCACACAAACTCTAGACCAGCGTATGTGCatactttatatttaatatatagtGACGGACGAAAGTCCTGTTGTTTTATCTCTTTAGTACAAACTGTCAATACATGGTCCAGTACAAGAGTACCGGTAGCGTAACTAGGAAAAACGAAAGACATAGTTCCAAAATATCATGACAAGTTATATACTATTCCCTTTACACCACAAATTTAGCACTGGAACCCAAGGTAATTCATGTAAGTCGACATGACGCCTTAGACCGAGATTTGCGTGTTATCACATAGACTCGTGGTGACTCCCATTATTTTGAGGAAAATTTACGTTGAGAAGCGGTATTTCGCATTATACGAAATGTATCCCTTGTAAGGCGTAGTTACCTGAAGATTATGGTCGTGCCCGGCTAGATAAGCACTCACGTTATACTGAAACAGCAGGGGTCTCAGCCGCTGAACTAGACACAACGTCGTACCGTGGTACCCCACAGACAGCACAGGGTAATGACCAACCACCAGCAAGTATTCAGAGCTGTTAAAAAGTAAGGCAGGTTTaaaaatttgctt
Above is a window of Liolophura sinensis isolate JHLJ2023 chromosome 7, CUHK_Ljap_v2, whole genome shotgun sequence DNA encoding:
- the LOC135471035 gene encoding tartrate-resistant acid phosphatase type 5-like; translated protein: MGVIAETVRPDFILSLGDNFYSSGVQTVDDIRFRETFEKVFTHPLLSVPWYIIAGNHDHRGNVQAQIDYTQASKRWYFPDFNYVKAVSLPDGTAELTMVFIDTVLLCGITDMYFPGQAPINAEDEELADEIWSWLEAQLQQSRSEYLLVVGHYPVLSVGYHGTTLCLVQRLRPLLFQYNVSAYLAGHDHNLQHFTDSKGPNSVEHFVIGAGALLNTNRRNNHSVPVGSLKYFWPGGDSADSTSSDRTGGFAYAIMDNQRLNITLVDGRGKDLHQVTVASRNVDPQR